The Anaerotignum faecicola region ATACCGGGTGCCAGAACAAAGGGATAGTTCGCAAAAAATGCCATAAAGAATGTACCTAAGGCAGAAGCGATACAGGTTGCTGTCAGAAGCGCACCGGCATCCATGCCTGTTGTAGAGAGGATGCTGGGATTAACCACGAGGATGTACGCCATCGTCATGAAGGTGGTCAAGCCTGCCATCAGCTCTGTTTTGAAGGTTGTTTTATTTTCCTTCAACTTGAAACACTTTTCAATAAAATCCAAAAGAAACCCTCCTTTTATAATGATAAAATACCAACTCCCACATTATATCTGGTTTTTCTTGAACTTTCAACTCCTTTTCCCTTGTGTTTCCACAAAAAACTTTTATCCGTCCCATAAAATATTCTTATCTGTTTTTCGGAAAAATACACTGATAGTGTGCTGCTTTCTCTTGTCAATCTTTTTTTGCTATGGTAAGATAGAAAAAAGAAACGATAGTAAGCAGACCGTCGGCACTGCCGGCGGTTTTCTCATTCTTTTTCTATCATGAAAAAAATAAAACTTTTCATAAAAACGGAGGGATATAATGAATCAAGAAATGATCCTCATTCTGGACTTCGGCGGTCAGTATAATCAGCTGATTGCCCGCCGTGTCAGAGAACATCATGTATACTGCGAAATCATGCCCTGGAAAAAATCCTTGGAGGAAATCAAGGCGAAAAACCCCAAGGGCATCATCTTCACAGGCGGCCCCAACAGCGTTTACGATGACGCTTCTCCTAAGGTTGATTCTGCCCTGTTTGCGCTGGGCGTGCCCATTCTGGGTATCTGCTACGGCTGTCAGCTGATGGCGTACACACTGGGCGGCAAGGTTGGACATGCTGCCGAGCTGAGTGAATACGGCAAGGCTGAGGTTGCCTTCGATACCACAAGCAAGCTGCTAAAGGGCATCGGCGCAAATGAAATTTGCTGGATGAGCCACACGGATTATGTGACAGAGCTGCCCGAAGGCTTCCGCATCATCGGGAAAACCCCTACCTGCCCCGCGGCTGCCATCGAATGTGAAGCAAAGGGCTTCTATGGCGTGCAGTTCCACCCTGAGGTAAACCATACACCCAAAGGCTCTGCATTGATTAAAAACTTCCTGTTTGAGGTCTGCGGCTGCAAGGGCGATTGGACAATGACAAACTACATCGAAGACCAGATTAAAAAAATCCGCGAGCAGGTTGGCGACGGCAAGGCTTTGTGCGCCCTCTCCGGCGGCGTAGATTCCTCCGTTGTTGCGGCTCTGGTTTCCAAGGCTATCGGTAAGCAGCTGACCTGCGTTTTCGTTGACCATGGTCTGATGCGTAAAAACGAAGGCGACGAGGTAGAGCAGATTTTTGACGGCTATTTCGATTCTCATTTCGTAAGAGCAAATGCACAGGAGCGCTTCCTTTCCAAGCTGAAGGGCGTAACCGACCCCGAACAGAAGCGTAAAATCATCGGCGCGGAATTTATCCGTGTATTTGAAGATGAAGCAAGAAAAATCGGCAAGGTAGATTATCTGGTGCAGGGAACAATTTATCCCGATATCATCGAAAGCGGTCTGGGAGATTCCGCAGTCATCAAATCCCATCATAACGTAGGCGGTCTGCCCTCCGTTGTTGATTTTGAGGAGCTGATTGAGCCCCTGCGCCTGCTGTTTAAGGATGAGGTGCGTCAGATGGGTCTGGAACTCGGTCTGCCGGAATATCTGGTATATCGCCAGCCCTTCCCCGGTCCCGGTCTGGGTGTGCGCGTGATTGGCGAGGTAACAGAGGATAAGGTTGCGATTTTGCAGGATGCGGATGCGATTTTCAGAGAGGAAATTGCAAAGGCAGGTCTGGATAGAGATATTAACCAGTATTTCGCGGTTATCACAGATGTGCGCTCCGTTGGCGTTATGGGCGACTTCCGTACCTATGATTATACCATTGCCCTGCGCGGCGTAACCACAACCGACTTCATGACTGCCGATTGGGCAAGAATCCCCTATGAGGTACTGGATAAGGTTTCTACCCGTATCGTAAATGAGGTAAAGCATGTCAATCGTATCGTGTATGATATCACCTCTAAGCCACCCGCAACGATTGAGTTTGAATAAATCGAGTTGCTTAAAAAAGCCAGTGTTTATGCGGGTTTCAGCGATTTCGATTAGTCTTTTGATAACAAATTGATAACAGTCATAGCAAGTGCCATTATTCTTGTTATCCAGTGGTTTATGGGTAACGGAACAATTAACAGGTGGCTTGCAGACTAAAGTTCGGAGCTTGGCTCTGAACAAATTCCATATTATAAACTAAGCCCTTAGCTGTGGTTAATAACCATAGTTAAGGGCTTTTTTGTCGTTGCCAAAGCATCTGTAGGGAGCTGCCAGTGGCAGGTCCTGTAGGTGCTTATTTATCTTTCAAGTGGTCTTTGAATGCTTCCACGAGAGCGTCACTTAATTCCTGTGATGGAACTTTTGCCCAACGCTGTGTGGTGTCGAACTCTGGATAATGGTAACGCCAGTTATCGTATTCTTCTCTGTTGATTTCTTCGGAAGATAGCTTGTCTGCCTGTTCTTTCCAAGCATACAGCATTTTGAGGAGTTCATATGCTTCTCTGCCTTTGTCCTTGTTGACCTTTAAGCATACCTCTCCGTCTGCTTCACTGACAGTAAGACCGTAAATATCTTCAAGGGTAAACAGAGTGTGCATAAGACCGATATAGCTGTCTATGTCAGGAACATCAAGAGCCTGTGGAGAAACATCAAGCACCTGTGCCAATGCATTTGTAAGGTCTGCTTTCGGTTTGCGTGTACCAGTTTCGTACTGTGCCAAACGCACATCAGCACTCTTTTCTGGAAAACCGATTGCTGTACCGAGATACTTTTGTGTCATACCACGCATTAGTCTGAAAAAATGTATTCTTTCGCTGATAGCCATAATGATACGCTCCTTTTATATTTAGTGAAATAAGTATAGCAGAAATGTTTAGTGGAAGTCAAGAAAAACCGAAACAAAAATGTTTAATATTTTCTTTGCAACCACTTGACAATAGCAAATATGTTTAGTAAAATAAATTACGAATTAAACAAATATGCTTAATGCGACAACTGAATGACCGTCCGAAAAGCCAAACCGCCAAGACCTCGTCGGAGCAAGTTCCGTATCGTTCGCTTGTGTGCAAGCACAAAAGCTCATTCGCTGCACTGCTCCTCCTCTTCCCCAAAAGTCTCCGACTTTTCGGGAACCCCTATACGAGCGAGCGCCTGATGTACTGCGGTGCATTGGGACAGCACAGCGCCTGCCGACAAGCAGGAGTGCCTGTTGGAACTTTAACACGGAGAAAGCGGCAAGCAAAAAATTATTTTAAGAAAGGAAGAAAAAGGATATGGAAAACAGATTTATCCGAGCCGAAGATGTGGCTCAGGAACTAAACGTATCAAAACCTTATGCATATAAACTCATCAGACAATTAAATGAGGAATTGAAAGCAAAGGGCTTTATTACGATTGCAGGGCGTGTAAATCGCCAGTATTTTTACGAAAGGCTCTACGGAGCAGGAAAGGGGGAAATGTAAATGCCGGTATTTAAGAATGAAGATAACGGTACTTGGTATGTGATGGCAAGGTATGTGAACTGGAAAGGGGAACGCAAGCAGAAATGCAAGCGTGGCTTTGCTACCAAACGAGAAG contains the following coding sequences:
- the guaA gene encoding glutamine-hydrolyzing GMP synthase, whose protein sequence is MNQEMILILDFGGQYNQLIARRVREHHVYCEIMPWKKSLEEIKAKNPKGIIFTGGPNSVYDDASPKVDSALFALGVPILGICYGCQLMAYTLGGKVGHAAELSEYGKAEVAFDTTSKLLKGIGANEICWMSHTDYVTELPEGFRIIGKTPTCPAAAIECEAKGFYGVQFHPEVNHTPKGSALIKNFLFEVCGCKGDWTMTNYIEDQIKKIREQVGDGKALCALSGGVDSSVVAALVSKAIGKQLTCVFVDHGLMRKNEGDEVEQIFDGYFDSHFVRANAQERFLSKLKGVTDPEQKRKIIGAEFIRVFEDEARKIGKVDYLVQGTIYPDIIESGLGDSAVIKSHHNVGGLPSVVDFEELIEPLRLLFKDEVRQMGLELGLPEYLVYRQPFPGPGLGVRVIGEVTEDKVAILQDADAIFREEIAKAGLDRDINQYFAVITDVRSVGVMGDFRTYDYTIALRGVTTTDFMTADWARIPYEVLDKVSTRIVNEVKHVNRIVYDITSKPPATIEFE
- a CDS encoding helix-turn-helix domain-containing protein, which produces MAISERIHFFRLMRGMTQKYLGTAIGFPEKSADVRLAQYETGTRKPKADLTNALAQVLDVSPQALDVPDIDSYIGLMHTLFTLEDIYGLTVSEADGEVCLKVNKDKGREAYELLKMLYAWKEQADKLSSEEINREEYDNWRYHYPEFDTTQRWAKVPSQELSDALVEAFKDHLKDK
- a CDS encoding helix-turn-helix domain-containing protein, with amino-acid sequence MENRFIRAEDVAQELNVSKPYAYKLIRQLNEELKAKGFITIAGRVNRQYFYERLYGAGKGEM